Proteins found in one Pseudoxanthomonas sp. SL93 genomic segment:
- a CDS encoding DUF6116 family protein → MANPILLPVLNWARKLRYPTLFKITAALFVVSLLFPDPIPFVEEILFGLGTLLLANWKRRKSDDAVIGPDSAGR, encoded by the coding sequence ATGGCCAATCCCATCCTGCTGCCCGTCCTCAACTGGGCGCGAAAGCTGCGTTACCCGACGTTGTTCAAGATCACCGCGGCCCTGTTCGTGGTCAGCTTGCTGTTTCCGGATCCCATTCCCTTCGTCGAGGAGATCCTGTTCGGCCTGGGCACCCTGTTGTTGGCGAACTGGAAACGTCGCAAGTCGGATGACGCCGTGATCGGCCCGGACAGTGCGGGACGCTGA